One stretch of Penaeus chinensis breed Huanghai No. 1 chromosome 27, ASM1920278v2, whole genome shotgun sequence DNA includes these proteins:
- the LOC125039333 gene encoding uncharacterized protein LOC125039333 — MINGKAVASDSIPVEVWKCLGKTGVEYLTREFNIMNIERIPEQWRISTNIPIFKNKGDILACGNFRGIKLMCHSMKIYERIHDKCLRGIVEISNEQFAFMKNKSITDAIFVLRQLQEKFVECEEDLHQCS, encoded by the coding sequence ATGATAAATGGCAAAGCAGTTGCCTCAGACAGTATACCAGTAGAGGTTTGGAAGTGTCTAGGAAAAACTGGAGTGGAGTATCTGACGCGTGAATTTAACATCATGAACATAGAGAGGATACCAGAGCAATGGCGGATAAGCACAAACATACCAATATTCAAGAATAAGGGGGATATCCTGGCCTGTGGAAACTTCAGAGGCATCAAGCTTATGTGTCATAGCATGAAGATATATGAAAGGATACATGATAAGTGCCTAAGGGGTATTGTGGAGATAAGCAACGAACAGTTTGCATTCATGAAAAACAAATCTATAACAGATGCCATCTTTGTTTTGCGCCAGTTACAAGAGAAGTTTGTTGAATGCGAGGAAGACCTGCACCAGTGTTCATAG
- the LOC125039332 gene encoding uncharacterized protein LOC125039332 has translation MATGNDNIGKEEYIGQHEVGVCNEAGEQFMDFAVRHSLRVVNTFFKKAERHKLTYKNGALESQTDYILCRANEKANIRDCKVILGESVTSQHRPLICKLSGKKLELKKLAEDLRQLGEELLGRTLGKSKTDKGTWWWNEEVQQHIKIKKETKKILDQKNNVENREAYKIAKKAAKSSVARAKAKAIKGYMTKWKP, from the exons ATGGCCACTGGAAATGACAACATTGGAAAAGAGGAGTATATTGGCCAACATGAAGTGGGCGTATGCAACGAGGCAGGTGAACAGTTTATGGACTTTGCGGTGAGACATAGTTTGCGTGTGGTTAACACTTTCTTTAAGAAAGCGGAGAGGCATAAGCTAACATACAAGAACGGAGCATTGGAATCCCAGACTGACTACATTTTATGCAGAGCCAATGAAAAAGCAAACATCAGAGATTGCAAGGTTATCTTAGGTGAGAGTGTAACGAGCCAGCACAGACCATTAATCTGCAAGCTGAGTGGTAAGAAATTAGAATTGAAGAAACTTGCAG AAGACTTAAGACAGTTGGGAGAGGAACTCTTGGGGAGAACATTAGGAAAAAGCAAGACGGACAAGGGAACATGGTGGTGGAATGAGGAGGTACAACAACAcatcaagataaagaaagaaaccaaaaagaTCTTAGACCAGAAGAACAACGTAGAAAATAGAGAGGCTTACAAGATTGCCAAGAAAGCAGCCAAGAGCTCTGTAGCGAGAGCAAAAGCAAAGGCCATCAAAGGTTATATGACGAAATGGAAACCTTAG
- the LOC125039335 gene encoding uncharacterized protein LOC125039335, which yields MYKRCMTEVRCAVGTTESFPIEVGLHQGSALIPFLFAIIIDSLTEGRRMEAPWQMMFADDVVLCAREKRVLEDNLEQWRDALEERGMKISRSKMQYMCLSVLSLGSVNLQDS from the coding sequence ATGTATAAGAGATGTATGACAGAGGTCAGGTGCGCTGTCGGAACCACAGAATCCTTCCCAATAGAAGTTGGATTGCACCAAGGATCTGCTCTGATCCCATTCCTGTTTGCCATTATTATAGACTCCCTAactgaaggaaggagaatggaagccCCGTGGCAGATGATGTTTGCAGACGATGTGGTACTGTGCGCTAGAGAAAAGAGGGTTCTAGAGGATAATCTGGAACAGTGGAGAGACGCtctggaagaaagaggaatgaaaatatcAAGATCAAAGATGCAGTATATGTGCTTGAGTGTGTTATCCTTGGGAAGTGTGAATCTGCAAGATAGTTAA